The Pan troglodytes isolate AG18354 chromosome 6, NHGRI_mPanTro3-v2.0_pri, whole genome shotgun sequence genomic sequence cttagcctcccgagtagctgggattacaggcatgcaccaccacacccaactaattttgtatttttagcagggacagggtttcgtcatgttggccatgctggtcttgaactcctgacctccggtgatctgcccacctcggcctccaaaagtgctgggattacaggtgtgagccactgcacctggccccaaatcCTTTATTTAAGTAATTTTGGCTTTGGGTACCCACTGAGCTGATACGTCCACCATGGGAATGTATTAACACTTCAAAAGATCTCTAAGGACAGATAATGCTTCTTAGAAACATTTCTTGTGTCTAATTAGGTGAGGCAGGCTTTCCCAATACCACAGCTAAACACGTTGCACTTGCCTTCAGATAACTCTCGGAGACCTTCCATCCTACAAAACACTGATTAACTAACCTTCCAAATCTGCCAGTAACTGGAACACTTCCTGCTTCTGAACTATCTTCGGCTCCAGGGAGTACCCTGCTAGGTTCTTTAATCTCTCTTACTGATCATCTAAACGTATTTTCTTTTACACTTGTGTATGGTTTATTTGTACAGTTGTGGGAAGAGAGcttgtctttataaattcccACAGGACTAGGCACACAGCAGGTATTTAATAAGTacgttttaaaaaatgtgtcttcCATGTGTAGCCCTGTCCTGCAGGGACGCATCGGGTAGGTAGCAAAGGGGTGCCCAATCCTAGCGAATTTTCAACTGAGGTTGGGGGAGAAGGGCGGGGACCCTCCCACCATGAGAATCGTAAGGTAGGACTGGAGAAAAAGATCAGAGCACATCTCTCATGTACTCTAGAACTCTCCAGAAACCTCTCACTTTCTTTGTCCCCATCTTCTGCAGGGGACTTACAGCGTTCTCAGGGACTGCAGGAAATAAGACAAACAGGGAAAAGGAAATCACAGAGCACGATTGAAATATGGCAGATGAGATGCTAGGCTGGAATCTTCTCTTTCGCtcaaaataaatgcatacataaatGACAGTGATTGTAAGCCTGACAGCACTTCACCCACTCTCTAAAGTCTCCTGACAGTGGGACCTCAAGCAGGGGACTGGAAGGTTAATTTTTTCGGTACcaactctgactcaaaaagatTATTCTCCTGTGaggtgaaggagaagaaaaaaaggtcagTGACATTTTCCAGCCACTACACCCAGAGGGTAACCCAGATGTTGGTGGGATGGGTGGGACTCATCAAACCCACGCTTTCCCCCAAGGTTGCTAAGACAGAGCGTCCTGTTAGTCTTCGGGTTGAATCAACCCCACAACGACCCGTTCTAAGGAGACTGTGACAGCAGGAAAGGTCATGACACACCCAGGTCTGGACACGCCGTCCCTGAGGCCAGTGCCCGGAGCGCCCCCCGCGGAGCCGCTCTCCACCAATAAGAGCCTGAGGTCCCGAGATGATGAGATGCGGGGCGGCTGCTCAGCCAATCAGGCTCCAGGCGCGGCCAgggggaggagatgggaggagaggCCGGGGGCGATGGAGACGCGGATACATCAACAGAAGTTTCTCACCTAGGAATGCGAGGGGCGCTCCCGCATCTCCTGCACATCTCCACCCCTGCGCAGGAGGAGATCCCCAAGCTGCTCTCTCCACCTCTCCTACAGCTCCCTGCAAACGAGGGGGAAGCTGCTGAGAGTCCCTATCACTGCTGGCCTTTTAATGTTGTATGCAAGGAGGAAGAGGGCGAGGGATAACTTGGTGCTGGACAACTGACCTGCGGCCCGAAGGGCCTCTGGGGAGGGGGTGCAAAAGAGGAGCGGCTGGGCTGGGGGACTCCATGCGGGGGCAATGGACAGGGCGGCGCTCCTGGGACTGGCCCGCTTGTGCGCGCTGTGGGCAGCCCTTCTCGTGCTGTTCCCCTACGGAGCCCAAGGAAACTGGATGTGAGTATGGAGGTGGCAGGGAAGCATCGGGTAGGTGGCAAAAGGGGTGCCCAATCCTAGGGAGCTTTCaactgaggctgagggagaagggcGGGGACCCTCGGACGAGTGACCTAATTTTTCGGAAAACATCTGGAATTGGGGAGCGGCTTAACGCTACGGGCGGCCGTGTCTTACAGGTGGTTGGGCATTGCCTCCTTCGGGGTTCCAGAGAAGCTGGGCTGCGCCAATTTGCCGCTGAACAGTCGCCAGAAGGAGCTGTGCAAGAGGAAACCGTACCTGCTGCCGAGCATCCGAGAGGGCGCCCGGCTGGGCATTCAGGAGTGCAGGAGCCAGTTCAGACACGAGAGATGGAACTGCATGATCACCGCCGCCGCCACCACCGCCCCGATGGGCGCCAGCCCCCTCTTTGGCTACGAGCTGAGCAGCGGTGAGTCCTGGGTCCTTAGGGGTTGGTGGGGGACGGAAGGCGACAACTCCTCCACCGGTTCCTGCAAATAAAGTAAATAGTGCTACGTGGTCCTGTAGCTCTCTAAGTTCCAAAAGAAGCCCTTTAGTGCACGGGGATTGAGAGCTACAAAGGCCAGACCTGGGGAGCAGGTGCGAGCCTGGAGGGAGGTGACTCCCCAGTTCCAGAGCGGAGCTCTCGGGGCTGGAGCTCTTCCTCTTTCCTGCGGTGCCCCGCCAGAGTTGGAAAAAAAACTCTAATTCTCCTACCCCGCCGACCCCCTCGGACCCCGTAGCGCCCCCCTACGTGGGTGACCAGCTGGAGAAACATGATGTCGGCAGCGGGGAATGCGGCTGCCGCATCTGCTTTGATTTAACCAACTCCGCTGCGCACCAAGCCCCGGACAAGTGGCTAATTGCAGCGAAGCCCCACCTTTATTGGCTCCTAGGAGCACCGAGTTGACAGAATAATGGTGATTTTTAAAGCGACTGTCCGCGACCACCCAACGTGCGGCTAACCTGAGCAGGACCACTTGTGCGCTTCTCGTTTCTTTGGCTTTTCTATCTTTCCCTCCTCGGCGCACTCCCGCGGCGCGGGAAGCTGCAGGAAAACAAAGTTCCACTTCCACGTGCGTAGTGACTTGGTAAGGATAAAGGTACAGGGAGCCAGGATTGTTCCTGGAATATCAACAGATCCAAAGAATGTTAGGACTGGGGCGCTGAAAGATGCGCTGTCGTTTTTCATGTTCATTTCCGTTCCCCCTCCGCCTTTGACCCTTCTCCACGCAGTCCCTGCGCGCACCCCCGCCGAGCCGCGCACCTCCCCCGCGGCGTTCTGGCCGGCACGCCCTTCCGAAGGAGCCCTGGTCCccgtagagagagagaaaaaaaaaaaaaaaaaagagagagacagaaagaaaaaaaatagatgtgttTTTCACAGTTGCTGAAATGCATCAGCTGTTGAAAAGGTTTATTGGACAGCGGGCATGAAACTGTTTCTACTCCAAACTAaacaactggaaagaaaaaaaaaagtcgccTGCTGATTCCCTTCTAGTCCATGTTATTAATGTTTTAATGGACtttaattttcaaagattttagctCAAACTCTACTGCAGGTGTGCTAAATGCATAATTttcaatattcaatatttttaatagaattatGTTTTTGCTAGTGACATTTTAATTATCTTACCTTTCATTGCCTTTAAGACTGTAAGAGGACTAGCTAatactatataaaatgtttaactgTTTCATGTTAATGTGAGACTAATCTTTAATGTGAAAATATACGGTACCGTTTACTAATTGCTTTGGTCtttccttaattttaattttcattctgaCACGTATTATTTATGcaaacaaaaatcacaccaaaatgTTCAGCTTGTGTTCTGTGAgagcacattttaaatttcaaaagaaaagtaatCTAGTGTTCTTTGGGTGTTGTATTACCGTTTACAGTATCTATGCAAAGAATTTTTAATTCAGCATGTATTACTGAGCTATGACTGTCAACTGTGCACTGAACTGGGTGCAAACatacatttcaaatttaaaaaataaagagatgattTTAAGGTAAAGGGACAATGTATGACCATACAGTATATGATAATCTCTTCAAGTGGAATACTGAAAATTAATGTTGCTTTTTAAGAGACTAGAACAAGAGCAAATCTTCCTTTCTAAATATGTACTCGTTAACGCATCCATTGTAAGCAACTGAAAAATCACTTGTCCAGTAAGATGATGAGTAGGAGGCTTTCTTCTGAACATAAACAGAAGTTGCCTGGGTCTCTAATTtagcaatttatattttttctaggcACCAAAGAGACAGCATTTATTTATGCTGTGATGGCTGCAGGCCTGGTGCATTCTGTGACCAGGTCATGCAGTGCAGGCAACATGACAGAGTGTTCCTGTGACACCACCTTGCAGAACGGCGGCTCAGCAAGTGAAGGCTGGCACTGGGGGGGCTGCTCCGATGATGTCCAGTATGGCATGTGGTTCAGCAGAAAGTTCCTGGATTTCCCCATCGGAAACACCACgggcaaagaaaacaaagtacTATTAGCAATGAACCTACATAACAATGAAGCTGGAAGGCAGGTATGTATTAGAAAATGGAATAATCAAAACCCAGTGCTGTTAGGTAAATAACTAGGATTACACATCTGCATGAAACTGTCCAAATGactcaaaaaccaaacactggCAGCCCTCAAGTGGGATCCtgaaaattaatattgtttttaaaagactacagcaatagaaaattatcCTTTCTAAATATGTATGCGTTAAAGCATCCATGGTAAGCAATTGAAAAATTCCTTCTCTGGTAAGAGGATGAATAGGAGGCTTTGATTAgaataaatatacgtgtgtgtgtgtgtgtgtgtgtatacacatttgCACATATATTACAAATGTGtattatacaaatatgtatatacccTTTCATGAATATATACTAACCACAATTTTGGTTCTCTGATATGAGTTAAACCGTGTTATAGCATGTGTTTGTGGTTGTATACTGTGTATATCTAAAACTTTGATATAATATAATAGATGCACAATGCCTGTAGGGTTCATTGGTTCTACCTGCTTAGTCGTGGAGCCAGAATAGGGTCTACAGTATCTGCCTTTCTAATAGGACTGAGTCAAATTTCATTTCCCCCAATTTgaaattttatgatatttttttaaatcgaCTTTTTAGTGGGCAATGGCTCCTAAACATGTTGTCAGTTTTGTACTTACCTTTTTCTAGCAAACCTTCTTTGGTAATATGTGCCCTTaactaatattttttgtaaaggaaagttattttagggaaatagttattttattataaagcaatgtaggttaatttttaaaattcataaatacTCCTAAGCATAAAAAAGCTATAGGTATATTAAatctatagatattttaaaaatcagtatcttAAAGATACAGAGGAGGTACATTTGAAGAATTGCTATGTAATTACCATCCTTTATGAattctacatttttatactgttttCTTAAAATGCATCATTCTTGTAGCTAAATTTGACTTATACATATTCACATTAGTGAATATTGACACAATAAAGTTTGATTTCTACAACATAGTTGACTTAGTTGGCAATTCATAGTGACTTTTCTAAAAAAGTCTAAatcttttatatgaatatatattttctatgttgTAATAAACTTTTTCAGGACAGAAATATTAGCACATATCATATATTCTTGTAAATATTCAATAACTTATAAAGGTCCCAAAGTAATCACTGCAATCTGCCAcattcttttgaaataaataaaacaagttgcAATATCTCTTAGTAATCTTAAAAGTATATGTtgcatttgttttccatttttggaaaatgaataaatggaaccCATTTAGAATAGTTACAAGTTACTCCCAGTTTTCTTTACTTAgtccatttaaaatacaaaaacagaaaagtcgGTAAATATATCACTGTAACActtcaaattcaaattttaattttaattcaatttaaatatttaattcaaaatagcaaaatagAAAGTAGGAATGTCAGTAAATAGCTATGtaagctttttgtatttttgtttataaaattgtaaaagttattttatttcactaGAATAACTCTTGCCCAACACCATAGTTATGCACATGCCTCttaaggttttacatttaaaaaaataaatgagtgagaTGTTGCTTCAATTTAAATATTATCCAATaaggaatttttattatttctagcatattaattttgaaaaggTTAAATGTAATTAGGATATGTTCTTAAAACTCTAGAGTTAAACCTAGAAATAAGATTattcaaattaatatatttttaaaacaagaaaacaaataaacgaGTGTTTGTTATCAACAGACCTTAAATCTTCTTTGGCCATTCTTTAAGTAAATTTGGTAGAGATTTTTAATAAACTAGAAATTCAGAACACAAAAACTCATGTTATGATTGATTCTCTTAAATAAAATCATCTTGGGACTTACAAAAAACCCTAAagcattctaaaatatatttttattagtaacATTCGGCagctatttggttttattttatattgtgtgtTTTTCAAATTAGGTAGTAATGTTCCTCTCTGTAACTGTTAATGCTAATCTTAAACTATTATTTATATCctgattttattaaaaacatacttCCTATTCACCATTAatttaaatccatttttattggcaaaaaataattttctaacattACCTAGGTTCTTGCTATTATTCTAACTAGCttgaaaacaattcaatttatgcatatatgtacattttgtgtaaatcTCTGAGTTTTCTCTCCTGAatcatttttttcacattgttcatttTTGGTTCACATTGTTTCACATTTAGatgaaatcttaaaatattagaaaacattttcctgGTTATTTGGTAGGTACTATgctggtgtttttgttgttgtttttattttctcttgaggTATTATAATTCAacatagttttgtatttttctttctgttgctggcaaaaaaacaaaaacaaaaacaaaaccaacaacacCATAAAAGAGGTTTCCTGGTTATTATCTAACATGGATGAGCAATCAACTCAATTTTTTCAACATTGGCAATTAGGATTTTAATCTAATAGGCATATTCTTCTGAATAAAATCCAGGTCTGTATTCAATTGAGTTGATTTTCTTagcctcaaaatcacaaactcaAAATGTAGGAAAGCGTTCAGAGAAATGTGGGTACTGGCGCTTAGTAGTACTGTGAGCAGGATAGATGATTTTCTAACCGCTAACCTTAAATACTCTGATTCCCACTTGGTTTCTGACACCATTCCTAAACTTATGACTCCAAGAATAATGTTGCCGAATGATGATTGGCTAACGGAATGATGTGATGTCTTCCAGGGGCAGAACTTCTGGGAATAATGTGACTTGGAATATTTATGGGTATTTCTTTTGGTGtgcttaaaatatttccattcttCCCATGTCCACCTCATAAACTTTTAAGTTTCCCTACCCCATAATTTGTTTTATGATGAGTAACTCAACAAAGTGGGAAGGGCTCAATCCCAAATTTTCATTGACCTATTCCAAGAATATTTATAAGTAGTTGAACAACACATAGTGTTTTGCTTTTCAGTAGGTTCGAATATATTTTTGGACAGAAAGGGACAAAATGGGTCAGAGGAACAGGAATCCTACGTACACCCATCCAACCTCGTGTCGCAGTTTTTATAAAAACTTAGATCATCTGATAGttgagaaaatgaaatgttaGTCACAAAACGTTCCACAACAATTTTCTGGCCATTTTTGTAAAATTCGGACAACGTAATTTACTGAAAAACAATCGCCAACTGCCACATTACCTCTGAgtcaaaattgtggaaccaatcAGTTCTTAAACCACTTCTCAAGCGGTTTCTATGTTTACATTAAGTATTAATGATGCATCTTTCCTATTTCACTTCATTAGAAATTTATCAAACCAAAATTTACACAAGGAATCCAGTAGATTAAATGCTACCCTCCTGATTGCTCTgacatagtttaaaaatattccacCAAAATGTGCACATCTGTTTGCAATAGTTAACAAAACATTCCTCTGTTAATATCGTTATAAACCTTAACAACTCAACTAGAGTAGAGAAAGGAATTTTCTCATAACCACACAGCACTTATTCCTTTGCTATTCTCTTATGTTCCTGTTAACAGAAAATTATGGTGATATTGCTGTAATTCACAATGGCTATTTAACATTAATTAAGAATCCTGGAGGAAAATCTCCAGAATACACTTTCTGGGGGAGTGTTCATGCAATTTCCTTAAATATACTTgcattttccacttttatttttccctattcTACTAAAATTATCCTGCTGCATATAAATACCTTATATTATTTATCACCAGCTTTCCTTACGTAAGACAAACATCTTAATCagactttatttttctgtaaaattgaAATCATAAGTACCTGCTTATTAACTAGCTATTATGTGCAACAAATATCTTCCTCTAAAACTAAATcaggtaaaatatttattaaaatatgctcTGAGAAGCAGAATTCTAATTCTGTAGAATTAaactttgtgtatgtgtgtgtgtgtgtgtgtgtgtgtgtgtgtgtatctgtccTTGAATTTTGCATTTCATCAGTCCTGAGTGGTGATTACACTGCTTTATTCTAATTCCAGATTGTCCAAGTTCTTTCCTTGGAATATTATGGGGGTATAATCTTTGAAATTCCAGGTCAGGTTATTGATACTTTTTCCTTGAAGTTCATTTATCTTTCTGTCctagaatacagtatatatatgcatatatatgtgtgtatatatgcccATAGACATTCTAAGAATATGTATATACCTCTATAGATGTTCGAGGatacaaaaataatatgtatcatatataataaagatattatttcttttattatgtttattgttagGGACACTTACAATTCAAAGTTTAAATTGTCATcactgaaaaattataaattccaTGTATGTATTCAAAAGGGCTAATTTTCTAGGAGGGAAATCTTTCTATAATTTCAATACAAACTCAGCAGGTGATGTAATTGAATTTGAAAATCAGTCTCTCTTTTTATCCTTCATCGTGTTGTAGTGCATAACTTTCGTAGA encodes the following:
- the WNT16 gene encoding protein Wnt-16 isoform X2; its protein translation is MQLTTCVRETLFTGASQKTSLWWLGIASFGVPEKLGCANLPLNSRQKELCKRKPYLLPSIREGARLGIQECRSQFRHERWNCMITAAATTAPMGASPLFGYELSSGTKETAFIYAVMAAGLVHSVTRSCSAGNMTECSCDTTLQNGGSASEGWHWGGCSDDVQYGMWFSRKFLDFPIGNTTGKENKVLLAMNLHNNEAGRQAVAKLMSVDCRCHGVSGSCAVKTCWKTMSSFEKIGHLLKDKYENSIQISDKIKRKMRRREKDQRKTPIHKDDLLYVNKSPNYCVEDKKLGIPGTQGRECNRTSEGADGCNLLCCGRGYNTHVVRHVERCECKFIWCCYVRCRRCESMTDVHTCK
- the WNT16 gene encoding protein Wnt-16 isoform X1 codes for the protein MDRAALLGLARLCALWAALLVLFPYGAQGNWMWLGIASFGVPEKLGCANLPLNSRQKELCKRKPYLLPSIREGARLGIQECRSQFRHERWNCMITAAATTAPMGASPLFGYELSSGTKETAFIYAVMAAGLVHSVTRSCSAGNMTECSCDTTLQNGGSASEGWHWGGCSDDVQYGMWFSRKFLDFPIGNTTGKENKVLLAMNLHNNEAGRQAVAKLMSVDCRCHGVSGSCAVKTCWKTMSSFEKIGHLLKDKYENSIQISDKIKRKMRRREKDQRKTPIHKDDLLYVNKSPNYCVEDKKLGIPGTQGRECNRTSEGADGCNLLCCGRGYNTHVVRHVERCECKFIWCCYVRCRRCESMTDVHTCK